Proteins encoded in a region of the Armatimonadota bacterium genome:
- a CDS encoding O-antigen ligase family protein translates to MTSVAPTARRLETVAGKRMPTTASAARIAWPLAVLAFVYPFHTYVRTPLGVFNISLADPVVALTLLVLAVKYGGALPVPPAAGALALIVAAAAASVAGAVLPPAAPYFLPAVGIAELAKLCGVLAWLVTFYVLLRPHVGSGLRAFTAVSLATATAFALWTVFESLAHQRIRPIGPFENPNIYANYLIMNLFFAWLWFGWTTQRRSTSGSLIPLACIPVLLLAVVATGSRGGLLGLAAGTMVVLWGGRGRSSPHRLAGLVIFVASAYAVGAFLQGNPFIAGRLEGLADPAGPYPPERLALWSAAGAAFFEAPLLGIGYGQFPQYAALVHGLAPKVAHSTYLSFAAETGVLGILALGWLLVVVARMALRSGRLLGGAAQPLLGFLVATLVQGMFANVEHFRSLWIAVAMLAAVVSAASVTYRAPAAVVRGRQRR, encoded by the coding sequence GTGACATCTGTTGCACCGACGGCACGGAGGCTGGAGACGGTAGCCGGCAAGCGAATGCCGACGACCGCGAGCGCCGCGCGGATCGCGTGGCCACTGGCCGTGCTGGCGTTTGTCTATCCATTCCACACGTATGTGCGAACGCCCCTCGGGGTGTTCAACATCAGCCTCGCAGACCCGGTCGTTGCGCTCACCCTGCTGGTGCTGGCCGTCAAGTACGGCGGTGCACTCCCGGTGCCGCCCGCGGCGGGCGCTCTGGCACTGATCGTCGCGGCGGCTGCCGCTTCTGTGGCCGGTGCGGTGTTGCCTCCGGCGGCCCCATACTTCCTGCCCGCTGTGGGAATCGCCGAGCTGGCAAAGCTCTGCGGAGTGCTCGCCTGGCTGGTAACTTTCTATGTCCTGCTGCGTCCGCATGTGGGCTCCGGCCTGAGGGCGTTCACGGCGGTGTCGCTGGCCACCGCGACCGCATTTGCCCTGTGGACCGTCTTCGAAAGCCTCGCGCACCAGCGCATACGCCCCATTGGGCCGTTCGAGAACCCCAACATATACGCCAACTATCTGATCATGAACCTGTTCTTCGCGTGGCTGTGGTTCGGCTGGACCACCCAGCGCCGGTCGACCTCTGGCAGCCTGATCCCACTGGCGTGCATCCCGGTCCTGCTGCTCGCCGTCGTCGCGACGGGGTCGAGGGGAGGCCTTCTCGGACTGGCCGCCGGCACCATGGTTGTGCTGTGGGGCGGGCGCGGGCGATCGTCCCCACATAGGCTCGCCGGGCTCGTGATCTTCGTGGCCAGCGCCTACGCCGTCGGCGCCTTTCTACAAGGCAATCCCTTCATCGCCGGACGCCTGGAGGGGCTGGCGGATCCTGCCGGTCCGTACCCACCGGAACGCCTGGCACTGTGGTCGGCAGCGGGAGCCGCATTCTTCGAGGCGCCTTTGCTGGGAATCGGGTACGGGCAATTCCCCCAATATGCCGCGCTCGTCCACGGACTCGCACCGAAGGTGGCGCACAGCACGTACCTGTCCTTTGCGGCGGAGACCGGCGTCCTCGGGATCCTCGCGCTCGGTTGGCTGCTGGTCGTCGTGGCGCGGATGGCCCTGCGCAGCGGGCGGTTGCTTGGCGGAGCCGCTCAGCCCCTGTTGGGATTCTTGGTGGCCACTTTGGTTCAGGGCATGTTCGCGAACGTGGAGCACTTTCGTTCACTGTGGATCGCAGTTGCGATGCTGGCGGCCGTCGTCAGCGCCGCTTCGGTGACCTACAGGGCACCGGCGGCAGTCGTCCGCGGGCGTCAAAGACGATGA